One region of Zingiber officinale cultivar Zhangliang chromosome 7B, Zo_v1.1, whole genome shotgun sequence genomic DNA includes:
- the LOC122006415 gene encoding calcium-dependent protein kinase 20-like, which translates to MGNCYATPIDPEETTSEQLNKKKSRKRLFGGGHRLVVLKNPTGGNIRKRYQLGEELGRGEFGVTYLCTDKVTREQFACKSISKKKLRTNVDIEDVRREVAIMRQLPTHPNIVSLKDTFEDDSAVYLVMELCEGGELFDRIVARGHYTERAAAMVIRTIVEVVQNCHKHGVMHRDLKPENFLFANERENAPLKSIDFGLSIFFKPGERFNEIVGSPYYMAPEVLKRNYGPEVDVWSAGIILYILLCGVPPFWAETEQGIAQAIINSKLEFKRDPWPKVSDGAKDLVKRMLDPDPNRRLTAQEVLDHPWLQNAKKAPTTNLGETVRARLQQFSVMNKLKKRALKVVAEHLSVEEVADIKDMFNKMDINDNGHLTLEELKHGLHKLGHQIPDTEIKIIMEAADVDGNGSLDYGEFVAMSMYLKKIGNDEHLHKAFQYFDQDKSGYIEIEELRSCLANDLGPNHEEVINAIIRDVDTDKDGKISYEEFAAMMKAGTDWRIASRQYSRERFSRVTSNLMKDGSLQ; encoded by the exons ATGGGAAATTGCTACGCCACCCCCATTGATCCCGAGGAGACAACGTCGGAGCAACTCAATAAGAAGAAGTCAAGGAAGAGGCTCTTCGGTGGCGGACACCGCCTCGTCGTCCTAAAAAATCCCACTGGGGGGAACATCCGGAAGCGATACCAGCTCGGAGAGGAGCTCGGCCGCGGAGAGTTCGGCGTGACCTACCTCTGCACCGACAAGGTCACCAGGGAGCAATTCGCTTGCAAGTCCATATCCAAGAAGAAGCTCCGAACCAATGTGGACATCGAGGATGTGAGGAGGGAGGTGGCGATCATGAGGCAATTGCCGACCCACCCTAACATTGTAAGCCTGAAAGATACCTTCGAGGACGACAGCGCAGTCTACCTTGTCATGGAGCTCTGCGAAGGAGGGGAGCTCTTCGATAGGATTGTAGCAAGGGGGCATTACACCGAACGGGCAGCAGCAATGGTGATCCGAACCATCGTCGAAGTGGTCCAG AACTGCCACAAGCATGGGGTGATGCACCGAGATCTTAAACCTGAAAATTTCTTGTTTGCGAACGAAAGGGAAAATGCTCCTCTGAAATCAATTGACTTTGGGTTATCTATATTCTTTAAACCTG GTGAGCGGTTTAATGAGATAGTTGGCAGCCCTTATTACATGGCTCCAGAAGTTTTAAAGAGAAATTATGGTCCTGAAGTAGATGTTTGGAGTGCAGGAATTATCCTATACATCCTGCTTTGTGGTGTACCACCATTTTGGGCAG AAACGGAACAAGGCATTGCACAGGCAATTATTAATTCAAAACTTGAGTTTAAAAGAGACCCTTGGCCAAAAGTTTCTGATGGTGCCAAAGACCTTGTCAAGCGGATGCTAGATCCAGATCCGAATAGGCGTTTGACAGCTCAAGAAGTGCTAG ATCACCCTTGGTTGCAAAATGCCAAGAAGGCTCCCACTACCAATCTCGGCGAAACTGTTCGTGCAAGGCTCCAACAATTCTCAGTCATGAATAAATTGAAGAAGAGAGCTCTTAAG GTAGTAGCTGAGCATTTGTCTGTGGAGGAAGTTGCTGatataaaagatatgtttaatAAGATGGATATAAATGACAACGGACACTTGACTCTTGAAGAGCTAAAGCATGGTTTGCATAAGCTTGGCCACCAGATTCCTGATACAGAGATTAAGATTATAATGGAAGCT GCTGATGTTGACGGAAATGGTAGCTTGGACTATGGAGAATTTGTTGCAATGTCGATGTATCTGAAAAAGATTGGAAATGATGAACACTTGCACAAGGCTTTCCAATACTTTGATCAGGATAAGAGTGGATACATAGAAATTGAAGAGCTCAGAAGCTGCTTGGCTAATGATTTAGGTCCTAATCACGAAGAAGTGATTAATGCCATAATTCGTGATGTGGACACTGACAAG GATGGGAAGATAAGCTATGAAGAGTTTGCCGCAATGATGAAAGCTGGTACTGACTGGAGGATAGCATCGAGGCAGTATTCAAGAGAGCGATTCAGTAGAGTAACTTCAAATCTGATGAAAGATGGATCTTTACAGTGA
- the LOC122006416 gene encoding cytokinin riboside 5'-monophosphate phosphoribohydrolase LOG1-like: protein MEVSQEAKVMESKGRFRRICVFCGSKSGNKKSFAEAAVELGKQLVEKNIDLVYGGGSVGLMGSISRTVFDGGCSVLGIIPTALLPNEISEETYGEVIKVADMHERKSEMAKHADAFIALPGGYGTMEELMEIIAYAQLKIHDKPVGLLNVDGYYDDLLTLFDKGVDQGFIDDHARQIVIAGETAVELLEKMEGYVPASSS from the exons ATGGAAGTAAGCCAAGAAGCTAAGGTAATGGAGAGCAAAGGGAGATTTAGGAGGATATGTGTCTTCTGTGGGAGCAAGTCAGGCAACAAAAAGTCCTTTGCTGAAGCAGCTGTTGAGCTTGGAAAGCAATTG GTGGAGAAAAATATAGACCTTGTTTATGGTGGCGGAAGTGTAGGCCTGATGGGTTCGATATCCAGGACTGTGTTTGATGGCGGCTGCAGTGTTCTTGG AATCATTCCGACTGCTCTCCTGCCAAATGAGATATCAGAGGAGACTTACGGGGAGGTGATCAAGGTAGCAGATATGCACGAGAGGAAGTCAGAAATGGCTAAGCATGCCGATGCCTTCATAGCCCTGCCAG GTGGCTATGGAACCATGGAGGAACTCATGGAGATAATAGCTTATGCTCAACTTAAGATCCATGACAAACCA GTAGGATTGCTCAATGTGGATGGATACTATGATGACTTACTCACACTGTTCGACAAGGGAGTGGATCAAGGGTTCATAGACGACCATGCAAGGCAAATTGTTATTGCAGGAGAGACAGCAGTGGAGCTTCTTGAGAAAATGGAG GGGTACGTACCAGCCAGCAGTTCATGA